CTCATCCACGCTGGCGTAGGCGACGAGCGGCGATGCGCTCCCAGacacgccgccgtcgctcTCGTTGGAAATCGTGCTCTCCAACGTCGATATCGAACACGCGCGGTCAGAAATCGAACAGAACTGGCCTCCCTGGTCGGTGCTGGGGACGCTGCAGAAAGAGTTCGACGTGTTACTCCTGATCGACGCCAAGTTCAGCGAATCCAGCATCACCGACGACACACGCTGCGATTTGTGCTGGTAGTGCCGGCGCCTCGGCGTACGATGCTCGCACCGCCGCTTACGCACCACAGCGGCGAAGCCGGTGTCCAGCAGTGGCAGCGATTCCTGGCGCAGCAGATCCGAATCGTGCGACTCTTGAGTATCGCACACTGTCGCCTGCGATGCGATGGCATCCTGTTCCGAGGCGGAACTGGGGCCGCTGGGTTCATTGAGTGTCTCCGGCATGGTGAAAACGGTCCAACACCCAAAGTGAACACCGCCCACACAGCACGCTACCAGCCCAGCTCCCGCTCCAACCACGCCACCCTCACGTACACCTTTAGGTAGGGGATGACGGCGACGGCACGGCACGGCGCTGCTCCGGTTCCGATTTCAACGTGACCCGAAACATGCAGTGCGCCTTAGACAGCTATTAGCGTGACCTAAGGGACTGCTACAGATGCCGCTGCCACGTTAGACCGACCGATTCGGCACCCCTACGCTAAGGCTAGCAGTGCCGAACCAGAGGACAGACAACCGCAGTCAACCCCGGAGATGGCACATACGGGCTGCCGGGCCGTAGATGGGCGATGCTGCAGGGCACACGGCTGACCACAGCAAGGTGCGGCGCTGAGTAGCGTAGCCGAAAGGAGCCTCACCGATGTGTAGGCGATAGCGTTTGCGCCCGGAAAAGACGGGGGAACTCCCCACACACCCGTGGCCGTCTCCCAGTCAATGCGCCTAAAACTCACACATCTGCGCGATTTTTAACTGTCGGAAGCGGCAGAACACATTGGCTGCATCAGCGCGTTGATGTAACCCGCCGCATCGACGCTTCGCCTTCCGCTCGTCCCACGCCGGCGCGAAGTCCCGCCAACGAACGCCGCGAGCCGTCGACGGTTATCCGCCGGGACAGTAGAGCAAATTAAGCGCCAGCCCGACCATCGGGAATCTGCGGTATCGCGCAGCCACGACCGCCCGAACACGCCGCAGAGCAACATGAAAAGCAAGAGGAAAGACAACCTCAGCGACGCGGATCTCGCGTACAAGGAGGAGCTCGACACGCTCGTGCGTCAGCTCATCGAATCGCGACTCGAGGAtgccgccgcgcagccgatcctccagctgctggtGGAGCACGCCACCAGGAGTGGCGGGAACATCACCTCGGTGcccaaggcgctgcagttCCTCATCGAGCACAAGGCCGCGCTGTACGACCTCTACAGCGCCCACATGAGCGGAACTGGGGACGACAGCTACTCGGTGGTTCTCCTGCTCGAGCTCATGAGCTTCCTCGACGCCATCGCCACGCCGGACGATGCCACGGAGGACCAGAAGAAGCCAGCGAAGGAGGCAGACAAGTTCAAGCTCATGCTGTACAAGGTGGAGGCGGTTATGGCGGCCAGGCGCATGCTGGCTAATCCAGCGACGCCCGCGGAGGTGCGCGAGAAAATCGCCAGCCGCAAAATACAGGACTGGGGAAACGAGTACCTGACCTCGCTGTCCACCCAGATCGTCGCCTTCTTCAACCTGCCGGAGACGCGGGACGTGTACGACTCGCTGCCGCGCTCGTCCGACCAGATGGACGTTGTGGCTGCGGAAAAGCAGTCGGTGTTGCAAAAGTTCGACACCGCGTTGCTCATTCCAGAGACGCTCAAATTCGCCGAGGAGATCACGGATTACTTCTTCCAAAACGGGTTCGAGTACGACGCCAtcgacctgctgctggaggtcGACCTCATCGAGTCGATCCGCAGAAAGTGCGGAAACGACCACGACCTCATCACCAGGGTCACCTCGTACATCATCTCCATATCGGCCTTCGGCGCGACATACGTCGAAACCAGACGCATGCTCGTCGTCGCGTACGAAATGCTCTTGGAAGCGGGGCGCTCGgcggaggcgctgcgcataGCGCTGAAGCTGGACGACCAGGAGAAGGTGAGGGATGTCATATTCGGCTGCACCAACGCAGCCACGCGCCGCCAGCTGGCGTACATATGCGCCAGCCACGGCAAGTACCTCAGCCTCGCCGAAAAAGGCGGCGCTGAGTCCGTGCTCACGCCTGAGGACCTCGACGAAATCAGGGGCATATCCTCAGGCGAGCATCTGAGCGGCTTCTTCCTGATATTGGCGACGGAGCTGGATGTCATCGAGCCAAAGGCGCCGCAGGACATATTCAGGTCGTACCCAGCCACAAAGCTCAACGCAAACTTCAACATCACCGACGGCAGGCTCTCGAAGAACATGGCGTTCGACTCGGCACTCGGCAACCTCTCGCACACGTTCGTAAACGCCTTCGTAAACTGCGGCTTTGGAACTGACATGCTTATAAACGTGCCGGATTCGGATTGGGTCTTCCACCACTTCGAATACGGACTCCTGTGCGCGGCGGCGTCCGTGGGACTCATCAGCCTCTGGAACGTCGAGGAAGGGCTCTCGAAGGTCGACAAGTACGAGTACAGCTCCAACCCATACGTTAAGGCGGGGTCGTACGCGGCGTACGGCATTTCCAGCTGCAATGTCGTACCGGAGTCAGACCCCTTGTCCGGGCTCCTGCTCGACAAGCTGGAGACCCCAGACAAAACGCTCTGTTTGGGCGCAGTGCTCGGCGTCGCGTTCGGATACGCGGGCACGCAGCGGGAGAGCCTGCTGGAGTACCTGGTGCCGATCGTCGTGTCGGACGAAACGCAGTACCCACACGAGTGCAGCGCCATGGCCGCCGTGGCCCTGGGGCTCATATTCGTCGGCTCGGGGAGGCAGGAGGCCTCCGAGGCCATCGTGCAGAAGCTGCTAGACCTGCCAGACAATACCATGGACATGCCTGCCAAGTGCCAATTCGCGTGCGCGCTAGGTATCCTGCAGCTGGGTAGGATGGACGCGTCCGAGGTTGTCA
This sequence is a window from Babesia bigemina genome assembly Bbig001, chromosome : I. Protein-coding genes within it:
- a CDS encoding proteasome 26S regulatory subunit, putative: MKSKRKDNLSDADLAYKEELDTLVRQLIESRLEDAAAQPILQLLVEHATRSGGNITSVPKALQFLIEHKAALYDLYSAHMSGTGDDSYSVVLLLELMSFLDAIATPDDATEDQKKPAKEADKFKLMLYKVEAVMAARRMLANPATPAEVREKIASRKIQDWGNEYLTSLSTQIVAFFNLPETRDVYDSLPRSSDQMDVVAAEKQSVLQKFDTALLIPETLKFAEEITDYFFQNGFEYDAIDLLLEVDLIESIRRKCGNDHDLITRVTSYIISISAFGATYVETRRMLVVAYEMLLEAGRSAEALRIALKLDDQEKVRDVIFGCTNAATRRQLAYICASHGKYLSLAEKGGAESVLTPEDLDEIRGISSGEHLSGFFLILATELDVIEPKAPQDIFRSYPATKLNANFNITDGRLSKNMAFDSALGNLSHTFVNAFVNCGFGTDMLINVPDSDWVFHHFEYGLLCAAASVGLISLWNVEEGLSKVDKYEYSSNPYVKAGSYAAYGISSCNVVPESDPLSGLLLDKLETPDKTLCLGAVLGVAFGYAGTQRESLLEYLVPIVVSDETQYPHECSAMAAVALGLIFVGSGRQEASEAIVQKLLDLPDNTMDMPAKCQFACALGILQLGRMDASEVVIEALKAVEGEHGRIAELMVEACAYAGSGDVIRIQQFLKCCASAENEPKAKEAKQDADDAMEVDIPPKSPKQSAIDAAVSAVKNASETGGHDTKKEVKPARVGFKLDDDTSSAKRSVVNQSSVAILGIALTALGDSVGCAMLLRLFEHPLAFGSPCERRAVPLALALAYASNPSPQVIDALSKLTHDVDYYVSMHAIFALGIVGAGTNNARIAIKLQNLARSHTRDTTVTFIIRIAAGLLHMGKGTTTISPLHSEGLLLRKTALAGLLVTMTAALDMKNTFTHSMPFTLLFVAPAIRPRWMLTLLPNLEHVQVPCRVGNMVETTGTVGKQRRISGFQTHQTPVLVGASERAELATEEYVPCTTVLEGIVIVEKNDNVTMD